The segment GCAGCGGCGCCATCCGCAGGCCGTAGAGGGTGTTGCGGGTGCCGAGGAGCAGCGCCGTCGCCGCGCCCGACACCGGGGCGCCTCCCGCGGCCACGACACCGACGAGGGCGAACTGGCTGGCGCCGGTGAACATCAGCAGCGACAGCACGCACGTCTGGGCGATGCTCAGGCCGGAGGCGACCGACACGGCGCCGAAGCCGAAGCCGTACGCCCCGGTGGCCACGCCGACCGCCAGGCTGTCGCGGACGATCGCCGACCGCTCAGCGGGACTGAGGGCGGCATCGGACACGCCCCGAGGCTAGGTCATCTGCCGGGCCGACTCGGAGCCCGTCCGGGACCCGCAGCTCAGTGGCGACGGCGTACGCGGGCGGCGCGGCCCTGCTGCTGGTGGAAGTCGTGGACGAGCACGAACGCCGCGGCGGCCCCCGCTGCGGCGCCGGCGACCAGCCCCACCCGCAGGTTGAGCGGGAGCTCCGGCACGGCGCCGAACCAGAGGCCGATGCCGACGCAGACGACGAGCGCGGCGAGGACGAGCACGTACCTGTGCAGAGCGGGAAGCGGACCTAGCATCTGGACCCCCGTGGTGGACCGGCGAGTGACCGGTCACTCCATGGTGACGGGCGTCACGCGAAAAGCAAGTGTCGCAGGGGTGAATTACCCCGAACGGGTCACGCCGCGAGGGACGAGGTCAGGCGATCGCCGTGTGGAGGCGTACCTGCTTGACGGTGGTCTCGCCGGTCCCGTCGAGATCGAGCTCGCGGTGGGCCGTGTCCGGTGCCCAGCCGGCGTCGGTGAGGAACGTCCGCAGCGCGTCGTCGCCGGCGTTGACCCAGGTGACGGCGCGGGTGAAGCGGTCGGCGGCAAGGGTGTCGACGGCCGCCTGGAGCAGCCGCGAGCCGTGGCCCTTCGCCCGCTCCGAGGGGTCGAGGGTCACCTCGGCCAGCTCGCCGTCGGCGACCGGGTCGCAGTCGGGGTCGGCGGCAGCCGAGGTCAGGGCGAAGCCCACCACCCGGTTGCGCTCGAGGGCGACGAGCACCCGGTTGCGCGCGTCGGCCGGGCGCGCGAGCAGCTGGCGCCACTGCTCGGCGACGGCGTCGACGTCGGTCGGCAGCACCTCGGCCGGAAGGAGGCCGGCGTAGAGCTCCGGCCACGCCCGTACCTGCACGGCGGCGATCGCAGGCGCGTCGTCGGCCCAGGCGATCCGCACGGACACGTCGGCACTGGGTCCCCCGCCTGCGGGGGAGTGGTCGTGCGACATCAGCGCGGGCTCATCGATAGGTCTCGGGGAGCTTCTCGCCGATCTTGACCTGCGCCTTGGGCAGGCGGAGGAACTTCATCTGCAGCGAGCGCATCGCGGCGTAGAGCGTGGTGCCCTTGGTCGGCTCGTCCGGGAACCGGCGGGCGAGCTCGCGCCGGAGCCGGAACCGGAGCATCACGATGTCGAAGACGATCACCAGCAGTGTGGTGAAGAGGACCGTGTTGCCGAGCTGGACCATCGTCGAGCTGCCGGAGTAGCCCAGCACCATCGACACGATCAGCAGCGGGACCATCAGCTCGATGAACGAGAAGCGCGAGTCGACGAAGTCGCGGATGAAGCGGCGTACGGGACCGCGGTCGCGGGCCGGCAGGAACTTCTCGTCGCCGGTCTTCATGGCCTGGCGCATCTTGCGGGACGTGTCGCCACGGGCGGCGCGCTGGGCGGCGGCCTGCTCCTTGCGCGTGCGGGGCACCTTCGCGCGGGCCCGGGCCGCAGCCTCGGCCTCCTTGCGCGTCGGCGTGGGTCGACCCTTGCCACCCGCCTTCAGGTCGGTGGTGGGGGTCTCCGGCTCGGAGTTGGTACGACGAAACACGCGTGCTGCCTTCACATGGCTACGAGAGGAACGGATGGACGGATCGGACGGTGGGACCAGCCTATCGCCGCGACCCGCCGGGCGCGGCGTCGCGGGATGCCCTACCTCCGCCTTGGGTTTGGTTCTAGGGTGAGATGGACATCCAGTCGTCCCAGCCACCACCCCCGCATGACCAAGAGAGGGTCTCCACCCCGATGAGTCTCATGAAGCGCATCAGCCTGATCTTCCGTTCCAAGGCCAACAAGGCCCTGGACAAGGCGGAGGACCCCCGCGAGACCCTCGACTACAGCTACCAGCGGCAGCTCGAGCTCCTCTCCAAGGTCCGCCGCGGTGTCGCCGACGTGGCCACCAGCCGCAAGCGCGTCGAGCTCCAGGTCAACCAGCTCGAGCAGCAGGCGGCCAAGCTACAGGGACAGGCCGAGAAGGCCATCGGTGCCGGTCGTGAGGACCTGGCCCGCGAGGCGCTGACCCGCAAGTCGGGGCTCGCGTCGCAGATCACCGCCCTCAAGGAGCAGCAGGCGACGCTCCAGGGCGAGGAGGAGAAGCTGGTCCTGGCCCAGCAGCGGCTGCAGGCCAAGGTCGAGGCCTTCCGCACCCGCAAGGAGACCATCAAGGCCACCTACACCGCAGCCGAGGCCCAGACGCGCATCGGCGAGGCGATGTCGGGAATCGGCGAGGAGATGGGCGACGTCGGCCTCGCCATCCAGCGTGCCGAGGACAAGACCGCCCAGATGCAGGCGCGCGGCCAGGCCATCGACGAGCTGATCGCCTCCGGCGCCCTCGACGACGCCTCCCAGCTCAACGCCGGCGACGACATCACGCGTGAGCTCGACGCCCTGAGCTCCGGCTCCGACGTCGAGGCCGAGCTCGCGCGGCTCAAGGCTGCGAGCTCGCCGCAGGCCATCGAGTCCTCCGAGACGGGCGGCGACATCCTCGCCGAGGAGCCCGAGACCGTGCGCGCCGAGGGCGAGAGCAACGAGGGCGGACGCGCATGATCGTTCGCATCCTCGGCGAGGGTCAGTACGACCTCGACGACCACGCGCTCGACGCCCTCAACGGCCTCGACAACCAGATCGAGCAGGCCGTCGACTCGGGCGACGAGGCGATGTTCCGCACCGCCCTGCACGGCCTGCTGTCCGCCGTCCGCGCGAGTGGCTCGCACCACCAGCTCGACTCGCTCGACGAGTCCGACCTGATCCTGCCGCCGCCGGACGCGACCATCGACGAGGTCCGTGAGCTCTTGGGCGACGACGGCCTCATCCCTGGCTGAGGCCGCCCGACTCGTGGCCACCTCCCGCTTCATCAAGGACTCCGGGCTGACCGCCCGGATGACCCTCACCATGTTCCTGCTCGGGGCGCTGTTCGTGGGCCTCGTCTCGCTGGTCATCGCGTACGTCAACAGCGCCGGCGGGGCCGTCGCGGTCGCTGCCATCGCGATCGGCATCGCGTTCTGGCAGTGGTGGAGCTCCGACAAGGTCGCGATGCGGGCGATGCGCGCCCGTGAGGTGAGCCCGGAGGAGGCGCCCGAGCTGCACGGCATGATCGACCGGCTCTGCGCGCTCGCCGACATGCCCAAGCCGCGGGTCGGTGTCTCCGACCTGCCCGTGGCCAACGCGTTCGCGACCGGTCGCTCGCCCGACCGTGCGGTGGTCTGCGTGACGACCGGCATCCTCCAGAGGCTCGATGCCGAGGAGCTCGAGGCGGTCCTGGCCCACGAGCTGAGCCACGTCGCCCACCGCGACGTGCTGGTGATGACGATCGCGTCGTCGGCCGGCATCGCGGCGGGCCTGCTGATGCGCTTCACGCAGTTCGGCGGCATGGGCCGCTCGCGCGGCAACAACAACAGCGCCCTGCCGGTCGCCCTGGTGGTGCTGCTCGTCAGCCTGGCCGTGTACGCCGTCAGCTTCGTGATGCTGCGCGTCCTCTCGCGCTACCGCGAGCTCTGCGCCGATCGGTCGGGGGCCTACCTGACGATGAAGCCGGCCGCGCTCGCCTCGGCCCTGCAGAAGATCAGCGGCGAGTCGGCCGCGGCCACCCCGACGAAGGACCTGCGCACCGCCAACTCGGCGAGCGCGCTGTGCATCGTCCCCGCGTTCGCAGGTGGCCTGAGCGGCCTGATGGCCACCCACCCACCCCTCCAGCAACGGCTCGAGCAGCTCGCCCGGATCCAGGCCGAGCTGAGCCGGCCCAACGGCTGAGGGGACGGCGATGGGACTCTGGGAGGCGATGCGCGCGAGGACGCAGCCCAAGCGCAACGACCTCGACGCGCTCTTCCACGTGCCGAGCGCGGCGATCACGCTCCAGACCGCGCTGGGTTTCGAGCCCACCGGCACCGGGTCCGTCTGCTACCGGTCGGCGGCCGGAGCAGCCTTCGCCCAGACCCAGGCCGACGTGCTGGCCCTGATCAGTGACGACGCCGAGGCGCCCGACGTGGAGGTCACCCAGGACGACTTCGGCTTCACCTGGCTGGTGGTCGCCGGCGACAGCGACGACGTGGCCGGGTTGTGCACCGACCTCCACGCCGTCAACACCACGCTCGAGCTCAACGGTTTCGCTTCCGGGCTGCTGTGCTCGATGGTCCCGTTCGCCAACGCGTCGGGTCAGCGCTTCGGGCTCACCTACCTCTACAAGCAGGGCACGTTCTACCCGTTCGCGCCCACGGGCGAGCAGACCCGCGACACGCTGCTGGAGCTGTCGGTGCGCGACCTGCTCGGAGCCGAGCTGCCCATGGAGCCGGACCTGCAGCGGTGGCTGGCGGTCTGGAAGGCCCCGGGGCTGTGAAGGACGCGGAGGCACGCGACCGCTCGATCGCGGCGTACGACGTCCTCGACGGGGCGCCGCGCCGCGAGCTCGACGCCCTCGTGCAGCTCGCCGCCCAGGTCGCGGGCGTTCCCTTCGCCGCCGTCAACCTGCTGAGCTCGCACTCGCAGCACCAGGTCGCGACGTCCGGCTTCGACGGAGCCGACTCGCCGATCGACCACTCGATGTGCCGGCTGGTCGTGGAGAGCGGCAAGCCGATCATGCTCGAGGACGCCGGTGACGACGTGCGCTTCGCGCACAACCCGTGGACGACCGGCGAGATCGCCGAGGTGAAGTACTACGGCTCCCACCCGCTCACGACGCCCGCCGGTGTCACCATCGGCACGCTCTGCGTCTTCGACGACCGGTCCCACGAGGTGACGCCGCAGGCGGCCCGAGGCCTGGCCCAGCTCGCCGACCGCGTGGTGGACGTCCTCGAGCTCGAGCTCGCCTCGCGTCGCCTCAGCGAGGCCAACGCCCGGCTCAGCACCTCGAACGAGCGCCTCGCCCAGTTCGCCGGCCAGGTCAGCCACGACCTCAAGAACCCGCTGACGTCCATCTCGCTGTCGCTCGAGACGCTCGAGCTCGACATCGAGGAGCCCGACCAGCTCGACACCGTGGCCCGGGCGCGCCGCGGCGTGGACCGGATGACCGACCTGATCAACAACCTCCTGGAGTTCGCGCAGCAGGGGCAGGCCCCGGGGGAGGACGTCGTCGACCTCGCCGTGGAGATGGAGTCGGCGCTCGACGACCTGGCCGGGCGGGTCCCTCGCGAGCAGGTGGGCGTGGGGGAGCTGCCGCTCGTGCGCGGTGATGCCGGACAGCTGCGGTCGGTGCTGATGAACCTCGTGGACAACGCGGCGAAGTTCACCGTCGCGGGCGAGCAGCCCGACGTCGAGGTCGACTCGGTGCCGATCGACGGGCACCACCGCGTCGAGGTGCGCGACCGGGGCCGCGGGATCCCGGAGGAGAAGCGCGAGCGGGTCTTCGCGCCGCTGGCGCGCCTCGACAAGACCGTCGAGGGCTCGGGCATCGGGCTGGCGACCTGTCGACGGATCGTCGAGGCCCACGGCGGACAGATGGGGGTCGAGGACCGCGACGGGGGTGGAGCCGTGTTCTGGTTCGAGCTGCCCCGCGCCGACGCCTGAGCCCCGTCCCGCGCAGGTCAGCCGGGTCAGGGCAGCTTGGCCTGCTTCATCTGCCGCGAGGCGTAGACGTTGCCGATGACGGTGCCGTCGAGCCAGGCGGTGAGCCGTTGGGCCTCGAGCTCCAGGGCGGCGAGCCCGTCGGGTCCCACGTCCTCGAGCAGGGACAGCCGCACCACCCCCTCCTCGTCCTGGACCCAGCAGCCCACGATGCGGCCGTCCCACCAGGCCGTGGTGCCGGCGTTGCCGTTGGTGTCGAAGAGGTAGGGGACGTGCTCCGGGGGGAGGTAGAAGCCGCGTGCCTTCCAGCCCATCACGGTGGGGTCGAGCGTCGGCAGCAGCGCCGCCCACGGCTCGACCGGTCCGGCGTCCTCGTCGGCGGGGTGGACCCAGCCCGTCGTCCCGTCCTCGAGATCGACCTCGACGGCGCCCAGGTCGGCCAGGGCTCGGGTGACGGCCGTCTTCGTCGACCCCAGCCACCACTGGATGTCGGCCGCGGTGCCGGGTCCGAAGGTGGTCAGCCACTGGTCCACCAGGGCGGCGTAGCCGGCGTCCTGCTCGAGCGGCTCGTCCACGACGCCCAGCCAGTCGTCGGCGGTCGTCCAGGTCGGCTTGTTGAGGCGCCAGTGGCCGGCGTTGCGCCCGCGCAGCACCCTTCCCTCGAGGCCGAGGTGGGTGAGCACCCAGGGGGCGACCGACACGGGTCGGTCCCACGTCTTGTCGGTGGTGCCGCCGACCATCCCGGCCAGCTCCGGGACCTCGGCCCGCAGCTCGGCGGTGGTGGCCGGCCCCGCCGCCAGGCGGGCGAGGGTCGCGTCGCGCGCGGCGTCGAGCCACGCCTCCCCGTCGGGGGCGATGCCGCCGGCGGCAATGGCCTTGGCGATCCGCTTGCGCTCCGAGGTCGCCACCCGCGCCGAGGCGCTGCCCCACGCCGCGGGCAGCAGCTCACGTGGGAAGACGAACAGCGTCCGTCGCATCGCGAGCTGCTTCACCACCGACCGGGCGTCGTACAGCTCCGCGTCGACGTCCTCGGGCTTGACTCCCTCGGCGCGGGCGGCGACCGCGAGGTGCACGGTGGCCGCCTCGGTCGCGTGCAGGACCGTCATCGCGCGGGTCACCGCAGCGACGTCAGCCAGCCGGTGCGCCGGCGCCAGCGCGTGCCGTACGGCGATCCGGCTGCGGCGCTCGGAGTCGCTGATCCGCCGTCGTGCCATCGTCGTCGCACCCGGCCGCTCAGTCGCGGTGCGACTTGCCGGGCAGGTCGAGCATCCGCTGGAGCGCCACGAGCGCGTCAGCCTCGGTGTCGGGGTCGACGGTGATCCGGTTGACCACGGTGCCGGCCACCAGGCTCTCGAGGGCCCAGACGAGGTGCGGCAGGTCGATGCGGTTCATCGTCGAGCAGTAGCAGACGTTGCGGTCGAGGAAGACGATCGTCTTGTCGGGGTGGGCGTCGGCGAGGCGCTTGACCAGGTTGAGCTCGGTGCCGATGGCCCACACCGTGCCGGGCTCAGCGGCCTCGATGGTCTTGATGATGAACTCGGTGGAGCCGACCAGGTCGGCCTTGAGCACGACCTCGTGCTTGCACTCGGGGTGGACCAGCACATTGATGCCGGGGTGCTTGGCGCGCAGCTCGTCGACGACGTCCTCGGAGAAGCGGCCGTGCACCGAGCAGTGACCCTTCCAGAGGATCATCCGCGCCTTCTGGAGCTCCTCCGCGGTCAGGCCGCCGCCGGGCTGCATCGGGTCCCACACGACGCACTCGTCGAGGCCGATGCCCATCTGGAGCACCGCGGTGTTGCGACCCAGGTGCTGGTCGGGCAGGAAGAGCACCTTGGCGCCCTCGCCGAGATCGGCCTTCTGGGCGAACGCCCAGTCCAGCGCAGAGTCGGCGTTGGACGAGGTGCACACGACGCCGCCGTTGCGCCCGCAGAACGCCTTGATGTCGGCGCTGGAGTTCATGTAGGTCACCGGGACGACGGACTCCTGGATGCCCGCGTCGGCCATCGCGTCCCAGGCGTCCTCGACCTGCCGCAGACGGGCCATGTCGGCCATCGAGCAGCCGGCCGCGAGGTCGGGAAGGACCACCTGCTGGCTCGGCGAGGTGAGGATGTCGGCGGACTCGGCCATGAAGTGGACGCCGCAGAAGACGATGAACTCGGCGTTGGGGCGGCCCGCCGCGTCGCGGGCCAGCTTGAACGAGTCGCCGGTGACGTCGGCGAACTGGATGACCTCGTCGCGCTGGTAGTGGTGGCCGAGGACGAAGACCCGCTCGCCCAGCGCCTCCTTGGCCGCGCGCGCGCGGGCGACCAGGTCGGGGTCGGACGCCGCCGGCAGGTCGCCGGGACACTCCACGCCGCGCTCGGCGTCGAGGTCGCGGCCCTTGCCGAGGGGGAGGAGCGGCAGGTCGACGAGGGTCATGGCCTCATCCTAGGAGGGGGCGCAGACGTGAGGCCCCGGGTGCCATGCTTCGGCCATGCCACGACGCGGTGAGGTGCTTGCCCTGGTGCAGGCCGGGGGCCAAGGGTCCCGGATGGACGTGCTGACGCGCGAGCGGGCCAAGCCTGCGTTGCCGTACGGCGGGGTGCACCGGCTGATCGACTTCGCCCTCTCGGGGCTCGTGCACGCCGACCTGGCCGACGTGTGGGTGTCGCTGGAGTACCAGGTGACCTCGATCGACGACTACCTCTCGGGGGGCCGCCCGTGGAGCCTGGACCGCAACCGCGGCGGCTTCCGTCGCATCGTCCCGCAGACCGGCACCGGACCTGCGACCGAGAGCGGCTTCGCCCACGGCAACGGCGACCTGCTGCTGCGGATGTCGGCTGACATCGAGAGGTTCGGAGCGCGCACGCTCGCGGTGTGCAGCGCCGACCACGTCTTCAACATGGACCTCGCGCCCGTGATCGAGGAGCACGTCGCCGCCGGCCGCGTGGCCACCGTGCTGACCAGCGAGGTCACCAAGAAGGACGCCTCGGACAACGTCGTCGTGATCGCGGGCCGCGACGGCACGGTCACCGGCGTGGAGCACAAGCCGTCCCGCCCCTCGACGGGCACCGTCGCGACCGAGATCTTCCTCTATGACACCGAGGTGCTGCTGGCGACGCTGCGCGACCTCCGTCGCGAGCTCTCGGCGGAGGCCGACGACGACGACAGCGGGATCGGCGACTTCGGGGAGCACCTCCTCCCGCGCATGGTGGAGACCGGGAAGACCGTCGCGGTCCCGCTGACGGGCTACTGGCGTGACGTCGGCCAGCCGAGCCTCTACCTGCAGTCCCACCGCGACCTGCTCGCCGGACGGGTCGACGTCTTCGACCACCCGGGCCGTCCGGTCATCTCGCACTGGCCCGACCGTCCCGCCGCCCGCGTCCGGGCGACGGGGGAGTGCCGCGACTCGATGCTGTCGCCGGGGGCGGACGTCGCCGGCCTCGTCACGGGCAGCGTGCTGGGTCCCGGCGTCGTGGTGGAGAAGGGCGCGGAGGTCCACGACAGCGTGGTGATGGAGAACTGCGTCATCCGCGCGGGAGCGGTGGTGCGCACTGCCGTCCTCGACGAGCGCTCCGAGGTGCTCGAGAAGACCCGGCTCGGCGCAGAGCCGTCGCGACGCCTCGCCCACGACGACGACCTCGTGCTCGTCGGCCGCGACTCCCGGGTCTCGGGCACCG is part of the Nocardioides cavernae genome and harbors:
- the htpX gene encoding zinc metalloprotease HtpX translates to MATSRFIKDSGLTARMTLTMFLLGALFVGLVSLVIAYVNSAGGAVAVAAIAIGIAFWQWWSSDKVAMRAMRAREVSPEEAPELHGMIDRLCALADMPKPRVGVSDLPVANAFATGRSPDRAVVCVTTGILQRLDAEELEAVLAHELSHVAHRDVLVMTIASSAGIAAGLLMRFTQFGGMGRSRGNNNSALPVALVVLLVSLAVYAVSFVMLRVLSRYRELCADRSGAYLTMKPAALASALQKISGESAAATPTKDLRTANSASALCIVPAFAGGLSGLMATHPPLQQRLEQLARIQAELSRPNG
- the nadA gene encoding quinolinate synthase NadA, with product MTLVDLPLLPLGKGRDLDAERGVECPGDLPAASDPDLVARARAAKEALGERVFVLGHHYQRDEVIQFADVTGDSFKLARDAAGRPNAEFIVFCGVHFMAESADILTSPSQQVVLPDLAAGCSMADMARLRQVEDAWDAMADAGIQESVVPVTYMNSSADIKAFCGRNGGVVCTSSNADSALDWAFAQKADLGEGAKVLFLPDQHLGRNTAVLQMGIGLDECVVWDPMQPGGGLTAEELQKARMILWKGHCSVHGRFSEDVVDELRAKHPGINVLVHPECKHEVVLKADLVGSTEFIIKTIEAAEPGTVWAIGTELNLVKRLADAHPDKTIVFLDRNVCYCSTMNRIDLPHLVWALESLVAGTVVNRITVDPDTEADALVALQRMLDLPGKSHRD
- a CDS encoding PspA/IM30 family protein — translated: MSLMKRISLIFRSKANKALDKAEDPRETLDYSYQRQLELLSKVRRGVADVATSRKRVELQVNQLEQQAAKLQGQAEKAIGAGREDLAREALTRKSGLASQITALKEQQATLQGEEEKLVLAQQRLQAKVEAFRTRKETIKATYTAAEAQTRIGEAMSGIGEEMGDVGLAIQRAEDKTAQMQARGQAIDELIASGALDDASQLNAGDDITRELDALSSGSDVEAELARLKAASSPQAIESSETGGDILAEEPETVRAEGESNEGGRA
- a CDS encoding GAF domain-containing sensor histidine kinase translates to MKDAEARDRSIAAYDVLDGAPRRELDALVQLAAQVAGVPFAAVNLLSSHSQHQVATSGFDGADSPIDHSMCRLVVESGKPIMLEDAGDDVRFAHNPWTTGEIAEVKYYGSHPLTTPAGVTIGTLCVFDDRSHEVTPQAARGLAQLADRVVDVLELELASRRLSEANARLSTSNERLAQFAGQVSHDLKNPLTSISLSLETLELDIEEPDQLDTVARARRGVDRMTDLINNLLEFAQQGQAPGEDVVDLAVEMESALDDLAGRVPREQVGVGELPLVRGDAGQLRSVLMNLVDNAAKFTVAGEQPDVEVDSVPIDGHHRVEVRDRGRGIPEEKRERVFAPLARLDKTVEGSGIGLATCRRIVEAHGGQMGVEDRDGGGAVFWFELPRADA
- the pspAB gene encoding PspA-associated protein PspAB, which encodes MGLWEAMRARTQPKRNDLDALFHVPSAAITLQTALGFEPTGTGSVCYRSAAGAAFAQTQADVLALISDDAEAPDVEVTQDDFGFTWLVVAGDSDDVAGLCTDLHAVNTTLELNGFASGLLCSMVPFANASGQRFGLTYLYKQGTFYPFAPTGEQTRDTLLELSVRDLLGAELPMEPDLQRWLAVWKAPGL
- a CDS encoding GNAT family N-acetyltransferase; protein product: MSVRIAWADDAPAIAAVQVRAWPELYAGLLPAEVLPTDVDAVAEQWRQLLARPADARNRVLVALERNRVVGFALTSAAADPDCDPVADGELAEVTLDPSERAKGHGSRLLQAAVDTLAADRFTRAVTWVNAGDDALRTFLTDAGWAPDTAHRELDLDGTGETTVKQVRLHTAIA
- a CDS encoding glucose-1-phosphate adenylyltransferase family protein produces the protein MPRRGEVLALVQAGGQGSRMDVLTRERAKPALPYGGVHRLIDFALSGLVHADLADVWVSLEYQVTSIDDYLSGGRPWSLDRNRGGFRRIVPQTGTGPATESGFAHGNGDLLLRMSADIERFGARTLAVCSADHVFNMDLAPVIEEHVAAGRVATVLTSEVTKKDASDNVVVIAGRDGTVTGVEHKPSRPSTGTVATEIFLYDTEVLLATLRDLRRELSAEADDDDSGIGDFGEHLLPRMVETGKTVAVPLTGYWRDVGQPSLYLQSHRDLLAGRVDVFDHPGRPVISHWPDRPAARVRATGECRDSMLSPGADVAGLVTGSVLGPGVVVEKGAEVHDSVVMENCVIRAGAVVRTAVLDERSEVLEKTRLGAEPSRRLAHDDDLVLVGRDSRVSGTVAAGARLEPGSAT
- a CDS encoding DUF3043 domain-containing protein — translated: MFRRTNSEPETPTTDLKAGGKGRPTPTRKEAEAAARARAKVPRTRKEQAAAQRAARGDTSRKMRQAMKTGDEKFLPARDRGPVRRFIRDFVDSRFSFIELMVPLLIVSMVLGYSGSSTMVQLGNTVLFTTLLVIVFDIVMLRFRLRRELARRFPDEPTKGTTLYAAMRSLQMKFLRLPKAQVKIGEKLPETYR
- the pspAA gene encoding PspA-associated protein PspAA; translated protein: MIVRILGEGQYDLDDHALDALNGLDNQIEQAVDSGDEAMFRTALHGLLSAVRASGSHHQLDSLDESDLILPPPDATIDEVRELLGDDGLIPG
- a CDS encoding winged helix DNA-binding domain-containing protein, which translates into the protein MARRRISDSERRSRIAVRHALAPAHRLADVAAVTRAMTVLHATEAATVHLAVAARAEGVKPEDVDAELYDARSVVKQLAMRRTLFVFPRELLPAAWGSASARVATSERKRIAKAIAAGGIAPDGEAWLDAARDATLARLAAGPATTAELRAEVPELAGMVGGTTDKTWDRPVSVAPWVLTHLGLEGRVLRGRNAGHWRLNKPTWTTADDWLGVVDEPLEQDAGYAALVDQWLTTFGPGTAADIQWWLGSTKTAVTRALADLGAVEVDLEDGTTGWVHPADEDAGPVEPWAALLPTLDPTVMGWKARGFYLPPEHVPYLFDTNGNAGTTAWWDGRIVGCWVQDEEGVVRLSLLEDVGPDGLAALELEAQRLTAWLDGTVIGNVYASRQMKQAKLP